A region of Moorena producens PAL-8-15-08-1 DNA encodes the following proteins:
- a CDS encoding alkaline phosphatase family protein yields the protein MINSESLKAIENARLNDNIGKPLYDSYCFSQIPQMIYHLLTGQGNMGLPRSVLGELPDRYDKVILIFVDAFGWRFFQDYVEQSEFLKRFVVEGVASKLTTQFPSTTAAHVTTIHSGLPVGESGVFHWFYYEPLLDDIIAPLMFSFAGDKQRGTLHTTGISEQSLFPTQTFYQKLQQYGVQSYCFQHYNYAYSPFSRVVCDGATTIPYKTIPEALVNLTEAAIAESQKSYFFLYLDTVDGMAHKYGPGSLQFQAEVSTLLLTMERLLYQQVAGKLKNTLLLITADHGQIEVSPETTIYLNQLTPSIEQFIKRNAQGKLLVPGGSCRDMVLYIQENHLDKVYDLLTEQLADRATVYRTTTLLEEGYFGTGEVSSLLLNRLGNLVILPHKYETVWWYEEDRFEQHKLGAHGGLSKEEMETILLAIEC from the coding sequence ATGATTAACTCTGAATCCTTAAAAGCTATTGAAAACGCTAGACTAAATGACAATATTGGTAAACCCCTTTATGACTCCTATTGTTTCTCCCAGATTCCCCAGATGATCTATCATCTGCTCACTGGTCAAGGAAACATGGGATTACCTAGGAGTGTATTAGGAGAATTACCGGACCGCTATGATAAGGTTATTCTGATTTTTGTTGATGCTTTCGGGTGGCGCTTTTTTCAGGACTATGTTGAACAATCAGAATTTTTGAAGCGGTTTGTAGTGGAAGGTGTTGCTTCTAAATTGACTACCCAGTTTCCTTCGACAACTGCTGCTCATGTGACTACTATTCACTCAGGGCTTCCGGTTGGTGAGAGTGGTGTTTTCCATTGGTTTTACTATGAGCCGCTGTTGGATGATATTATTGCTCCCTTGATGTTTTCGTTTGCGGGTGATAAGCAACGGGGAACCTTACACACGACTGGCATTTCTGAGCAAAGCCTTTTCCCTACCCAAACTTTTTATCAAAAATTGCAACAGTATGGTGTGCAATCCTATTGTTTTCAACACTACAATTATGCTTATTCTCCCTTTTCACGAGTAGTGTGTGATGGGGCAACGACTATTCCCTACAAAACTATTCCTGAAGCATTAGTTAACCTGACTGAAGCAGCGATCGCTGAATCTCAGAAGAGCTACTTTTTCCTGTATTTGGATACTGTTGATGGGATGGCTCATAAATACGGTCCTGGCTCGCTACAGTTCCAGGCTGAAGTTAGCACACTTTTGCTAACCATGGAGCGACTTTTATATCAGCAGGTAGCTGGTAAGCTGAAGAATACATTATTACTAATTACGGCTGATCATGGACAAATAGAAGTTTCACCAGAGACTACTATTTATTTAAATCAGCTTACTCCTTCTATTGAGCAGTTTATTAAACGGAATGCCCAAGGTAAACTGTTGGTGCCAGGGGGGTCATGTCGGGATATGGTGTTGTACATTCAGGAAAACCATTTGGATAAAGTCTATGATTTGCTTACGGAGCAGTTGGCAGATCGAGCAACAGTGTACCGCACTACAACATTACTTGAAGAAGGCTATTTCGGTACAGGTGAAGTCTCGTCACTATTGCTGAATCGGTTAGGTAATTTAGTTATATTACCCCATAAGTATGAAACCGTTTGGTGGTATGAAGAAGACCGTTTTGAACAACATAAGTTGGGCGCTCATGGGGGATTGTCAAAGGAAGAGATGGAAACGATTTTGTTAGCGATTGAGTGTTGA
- a CDS encoding tetratricopeptide repeat protein, which yields MSTYELETALNCYQEALKKLEKSQSPQVKEVLGILNARDTVQTAWSEYNQVSTTHQELLVELDALLKSKAEQITKVIDLAKYRNSFQPPATAWWWRLETEAPPHLWDRWDWLWRGLTVGSWTVNLSLLVDIVPRFLSAGTGVAGVAVVAFPSILTLLQARSELTQAGKEGFEKLLNRLRIPKHYHQEAKFASTLLLFGVLVLLSLKKPAFSDWYNRQGVKKYNQGQLAGAEGDYLQALALDPDNAKAHYNLGSLYEDLQEFNKAKSQYQFAVKGNLIKAKNNLARLWILENKPELATPLLWKSLQEIPEEQVRIRYNLMKNLGWALLQQQQLEQAETILTGAIALASTAEGMEQIKTRASAHCLLAQVYEQQTRNGEALEQWQTCCQLGSIVNPDQPKWLNLAHKALKEAGKPSCNRKNGKS from the coding sequence ATGAGTACTTATGAGCTAGAAACTGCCCTTAATTGCTATCAAGAAGCACTCAAAAAGCTAGAAAAGTCTCAATCTCCTCAAGTAAAGGAAGTGCTAGGGATTTTGAATGCCAGAGATACTGTGCAGACAGCTTGGAGTGAGTATAATCAGGTGTCTACAACTCATCAAGAGTTATTGGTTGAGTTGGACGCTCTGCTGAAGAGCAAAGCAGAGCAGATTACCAAAGTCATCGACTTAGCTAAGTACCGAAACAGTTTTCAGCCTCCCGCAACAGCGTGGTGGTGGCGATTGGAAACAGAAGCACCACCTCATCTCTGGGACCGCTGGGATTGGTTGTGGAGAGGGCTGACGGTGGGCAGTTGGACAGTGAATCTGAGCTTGTTGGTGGATATTGTGCCCCGATTTCTGAGTGCGGGAACCGGAGTTGCGGGAGTGGCAGTGGTGGCGTTTCCGAGTATCTTAACCCTATTGCAAGCCAGAAGCGAACTGACCCAAGCCGGAAAAGAAGGGTTTGAAAAATTACTCAATAGGCTGCGTATTCCCAAGCATTACCATCAAGAAGCCAAATTCGCTTCCACATTGTTGCTGTTTGGGGTTCTAGTCCTATTATCGTTGAAGAAGCCAGCTTTTTCCGATTGGTACAATCGCCAGGGAGTTAAGAAATATAATCAGGGGCAATTGGCTGGTGCTGAAGGGGACTATCTTCAGGCTTTGGCTCTCGATCCAGACAATGCCAAGGCTCACTATAATTTAGGGTCCCTCTACGAAGACCTGCAAGAGTTCAATAAAGCCAAGAGTCAATATCAATTTGCTGTTAAGGGGAATTTGATTAAGGCCAAGAACAATTTGGCTCGCTTGTGGATATTGGAGAATAAACCAGAATTGGCTACGCCTCTGCTGTGGAAGAGTTTACAGGAGATCCCAGAGGAGCAGGTGAGAATCAGATACAACTTGATGAAAAATTTAGGCTGGGCATTGTTACAACAACAGCAGCTAGAGCAAGCGGAGACCATTCTTACCGGAGCGATCGCCTTAGCCAGCACAGCGGAGGGAATGGAGCAAATCAAAACTCGCGCTTCAGCCCACTGTTTGTTAGCTCAGGTCTATGAACAGCAAACCCGCAATGGCGAAGCCCTTGAACAATGGCAAACCTGTTGCCAACTAGGTTCAATTGTTAATCCCGATCAACCGAAATGGTTGAATTTAGCTCACAAAGCGTTAAAGGAGGCAGGGAAACCATCATGCAATCGAAAAAATGGAAAATCTTAA
- a CDS encoding VOC family protein: METNQPSANPNTPNLDALHIKRPCLVVADLERAFTIYRDILGFKLDYLAEASPDSYLYPVFQFPKTAQLKFASLSTEDEPRALALTEVKGIELPTPTTPYRLALVVRVKDLTLTIEKIRELGLDTIEPNYFTRPPNLNFTEQAFCDYDGHRIMLYDFKSG; encoded by the coding sequence ATGGAAACCAATCAGCCCTCAGCCAACCCCAATACCCCTAATCTAGATGCGCTTCACATCAAGCGCCCCTGCTTGGTGGTTGCTGATCTCGAACGAGCATTCACCATTTACCGAGATATTCTAGGATTTAAGCTCGACTATCTGGCTGAAGCATCCCCAGACTCTTACCTCTACCCAGTGTTTCAGTTTCCCAAAACTGCTCAGCTCAAATTTGCATCACTCAGTACAGAAGACGAACCTAGAGCCCTGGCTCTGACCGAAGTCAAAGGAATTGAATTACCCACCCCTACCACTCCCTATCGTCTAGCACTGGTGGTCAGAGTAAAAGACCTCACCCTAACCATTGAGAAAATCCGTGAACTGGGACTTGACACCATTGAGCCCAATTACTTTACTAGACCACCAAACCTCAATTTCACTGAACAAGCATTCTGCGATTACGATGGTCATCGGATTATGCTTTATGATTTCAAATCCGGTTGA
- a CDS encoding uroporphyrinogen-III synthase, giving the protein MHPLSPSNQLPLYGKRIIVTAPRIYGSRLSQQIINQGGLPIVMPTIETCLLGNSPELDAALRQIHKFDWIAFTSRNGIDAFFERMASLGISTSVLKNCQLSAIGKDAERLSDFGVTADLVPAEASPTGIVSELSNYPTIDQKTILVPIPDVVGIPEPNVIPNFISGLQELGMKVTPVLTYQTRILDQTIYDVELNLISQGKIDVIAFSSTAEVTAFLTMVNSPQDYNHCVVACFGPYTAANTENLGLTVSIVSESYSSFEGFANAIANFFDS; this is encoded by the coding sequence ATGCACCCTCTATCTCCCTCCAATCAACTCCCTCTCTATGGCAAAAGAATCATTGTCACAGCACCAAGAATCTATGGGTCTCGGTTATCTCAACAAATCATTAACCAGGGTGGACTTCCCATAGTGATGCCAACTATTGAAACCTGTCTGTTAGGCAATTCCCCTGAATTAGATGCTGCTCTCAGACAAATTCATAAATTTGATTGGATTGCCTTCACTAGCCGCAACGGAATAGACGCTTTTTTTGAGCGCATGGCATCCTTGGGTATTTCTACATCTGTGCTGAAAAATTGCCAACTCTCTGCCATTGGAAAAGATGCAGAACGATTGTCTGATTTTGGAGTAACAGCTGATTTAGTTCCTGCCGAAGCTAGCCCAACCGGAATTGTTAGTGAATTGTCTAACTATCCAACTATTGATCAGAAAACTATATTAGTTCCTATTCCAGACGTGGTCGGGATACCAGAGCCTAATGTCATCCCAAATTTTATTTCGGGTTTACAGGAATTAGGCATGAAAGTCACTCCGGTATTGACCTATCAAACCCGAATTTTGGATCAAACTATCTATGATGTAGAATTAAATCTGATTAGTCAAGGCAAGATAGATGTAATTGCTTTTAGTAGCACCGCAGAAGTAACAGCTTTTTTGACAATGGTTAACTCCCCCCAGGATTATAACCATTGTGTCGTTGCTTGCTTTGGTCCCTATACCGCTGCTAATACTGAAAACTTGGGATTAACTGTTTCTATTGTATCCGAAAGTTACAGCTCCTTTGAAGGATTTGCAAATGCGATCGCAAACTTTTTTGATAGCTAA
- a CDS encoding ArnT family glycosyltransferase codes for MNKLALTLKNPSLTDIKWILSLFLAALFLWGIFLGNVPLRDWDEGTRALIAREIYRTGNWLYPTLWGQPYLLKPPLMDWLIALSYKLGGVQEFTTRLPGAFLSACGVPLLYLVARELFVERVSAMFAASVYLTLLPVVRHGRLAMLDGMINTWFLLLLLCLLKACQAQSSWAIGIGVCLGLITFTKGLLVVPLGAIALVFLLANNTLWLLKSRYFWLGIILGYAPVLVWYIAQWQHYGATFWHVHFLSQGFARISEKVEGNQGTPWYYILELIKYTFPWLLFWLGGFYLAWRKPLTSWGSLILIGTIGYLTIISMMATKLPWYIMPVYPFFAIAVAAKLTVFWKHWSRYPKILTIILGFIGVAGLGGCIYFILADPQPVLIIMGMVVSLTMTLAAWKIKQQNRNFIPILLIGMYITLVLLMSSHSWLWELNEAFPVKPVAALIQEHTAPGDIIYTSFSYQRPSLDFYSDRKVIPQDQNTLKQLWSTQSYLLLDNSTLAALQLPNQVYLGTAEGFTLARGVGVGSRESGDGEMGRWGDGEMGSVNRE; via the coding sequence ATGAATAAATTAGCACTTACCTTAAAAAATCCCTCTCTCACTGATATCAAGTGGATCCTAAGCCTTTTCCTGGCTGCCCTTTTCCTTTGGGGTATTTTTCTGGGAAATGTACCCCTACGGGACTGGGATGAAGGCACTAGAGCCCTGATCGCTAGAGAAATCTATCGCACGGGTAACTGGCTCTATCCTACTCTGTGGGGACAACCTTATCTACTTAAACCCCCTTTGATGGATTGGTTGATTGCCTTAAGCTATAAACTAGGGGGTGTCCAAGAATTCACTACTCGTTTGCCTGGTGCTTTTTTGTCAGCGTGTGGAGTACCACTGCTCTATTTAGTAGCACGAGAACTATTCGTTGAACGTGTCAGTGCTATGTTTGCGGCTAGCGTCTACTTGACCCTGTTGCCAGTTGTGCGCCACGGACGTTTGGCGATGCTGGATGGCATGATCAATACTTGGTTTTTGCTGTTGCTATTGTGCTTACTTAAAGCTTGTCAGGCTCAGTCTTCTTGGGCAATTGGTATCGGAGTTTGTTTAGGACTAATTACTTTTACAAAAGGTCTATTAGTTGTGCCTCTAGGGGCAATTGCTTTGGTCTTTCTCCTAGCAAATAACACCTTATGGTTGTTGAAGAGTCGCTATTTCTGGTTGGGCATAATCCTAGGTTACGCACCGGTTTTGGTTTGGTATATTGCCCAATGGCAACATTATGGAGCAACCTTTTGGCATGTTCATTTTCTCTCTCAAGGATTTGCTCGCATCTCTGAAAAGGTGGAAGGGAATCAAGGAACACCCTGGTATTATATTTTGGAGTTAATTAAGTATACTTTCCCTTGGCTATTGTTTTGGCTAGGAGGATTCTATCTAGCTTGGCGAAAACCCCTCACGAGTTGGGGGAGTTTGATTTTAATTGGGACTATTGGCTATTTGACGATTATTTCTATGATGGCAACCAAGCTGCCTTGGTACATTATGCCTGTGTATCCCTTTTTTGCGATAGCTGTTGCGGCTAAACTCACTGTATTTTGGAAACATTGGAGTCGTTATCCTAAGATTTTAACAATTATTTTAGGATTTATTGGAGTAGCTGGTTTAGGGGGATGTATTTATTTTATCTTGGCAGATCCCCAACCGGTTTTAATCATTATGGGTATGGTAGTAAGCCTAACCATGACCCTAGCGGCTTGGAAAATTAAACAGCAAAACCGCAATTTCATACCAATTTTATTGATAGGGATGTACATAACTTTAGTATTATTAATGAGTTCTCACTCTTGGCTGTGGGAATTAAATGAAGCATTTCCTGTTAAGCCAGTGGCGGCTTTGATTCAGGAACATACGGCTCCAGGGGATATTATCTATACGTCTTTTTCCTATCAGCGTCCTAGTTTAGATTTTTATAGCGATCGCAAAGTGATTCCCCAAGATCAAAACACTTTAAAACAGTTGTGGTCAACTCAATCTTACCTGCTGTTGGACAACTCGACGTTAGCGGCTTTGCAATTACCTAATCAAGTATATTTAGGCACTGCTGAAGGGTTTACGTTAGCTAGAGGGGTGGGAGTAGGGAGTCGGGAGTCGGGAGATGGGGAGATGGGGAGATGGGGAGATGGGGAGATGGGGAGTGTCAATCGAGAGTAG
- a CDS encoding SDR family oxidoreductase, with the protein MTSTDRALVAGATGGVGQLTVAKLLEKGFQVSVLTRSAEKAQQMFDNRVEIMVGDTRYPSSLPPAIKNVTHIICCTGTTAFPSQKWDFDTIDQAKGFPNVIEWLKIYLKPSYSRTKAKNSPEQVDAIGVRNLVAAAPKDLKRFVFVSSCGVLRKDKPPYSILNSFGVLDAKKKAEEIIINSGLPYTIIRAGRLIDGPFTSYDLNTLLKATTAGKLGLVLGTGDTLSGQASRIDVASACVESIANPVTVGKVFELINQGARPSVIDWAELFSTLD; encoded by the coding sequence ATGACTTCAACAGATAGAGCACTGGTGGCGGGTGCTACAGGTGGGGTTGGACAGCTAACGGTGGCCAAGCTACTAGAGAAAGGTTTTCAGGTTAGTGTTCTAACTCGCAGTGCTGAAAAAGCTCAGCAAATGTTTGATAACCGAGTAGAGATTATGGTTGGTGACACCCGCTATCCCTCTAGCCTCCCCCCTGCCATAAAAAATGTCACTCATATCATCTGTTGTACTGGAACTACTGCTTTCCCTTCTCAAAAGTGGGATTTCGACACAATCGATCAGGCCAAAGGATTCCCAAATGTGATCGAGTGGCTCAAGATCTATCTCAAGCCCAGCTACAGTCGTACTAAAGCCAAAAATAGTCCTGAGCAAGTTGATGCTATAGGAGTTAGGAACCTGGTAGCAGCAGCTCCTAAAGACCTCAAGCGGTTTGTCTTTGTATCCTCTTGTGGTGTGCTACGGAAAGATAAACCACCCTATAGTATTCTTAATTCCTTTGGTGTACTCGATGCCAAAAAAAAGGCAGAAGAAATCATCATTAATTCAGGATTACCCTATACTATTATTCGTGCAGGACGACTGATCGACGGTCCGTTTACCTCCTATGATTTAAACACTCTGTTGAAAGCGACAACAGCAGGAAAATTAGGGTTAGTATTAGGTACAGGGGATACTTTATCAGGTCAAGCTAGCCGGATTGATGTGGCATCAGCTTGTGTAGAATCCATTGCTAACCCTGTTACGGTCGGAAAAGTTTTTGAGCTGATAAACCAGGGAGCAAGACCATCAGTGATTGATTGGGCAGAGCTATTTTCTACTCTCGATTGA
- a CDS encoding pentapeptide repeat-containing protein, translating to MKHYFQQTNLQQTNLQQTNLQQTNLQPSTLKK from the coding sequence ATCAAGCATTACTTTCAACAAACTAACCTTCAACAAACTAACCTTCAACAAACTAACCTTCAACAAACTAACCTCCAACCTTCAACCTTAAAAAAATAG